A stretch of Lathyrus oleraceus cultivar Zhongwan6 chromosome 6, CAAS_Psat_ZW6_1.0, whole genome shotgun sequence DNA encodes these proteins:
- the LOC127095014 gene encoding uncharacterized protein LOC127095014, translating into MTTKRKIHVDEIQRYKASWTDLKVNEIFIQACMDQVTKGERIGTSFTKTGWKSIVSQFNGSSGRNYDKTKLKNRYDSLRKEWRAWFNLFGKVTGMGWDSEKNSFDAPDEWWEKKQLENPLYGKFREKGLPFANQLTTLFKDVVANGEYAWAPSSGILPDEDCGNDVDDLVVMRCYEMFRMEKHIFNLICTKLVEHGLKSSKRMGVEEMVAMFLVVVGHGVGNRMIQERFQHSGETVTRHFHRVLRACLKLSMKYIKPEDPTFHDCHSKIKNDQRYWPFFKNAIGAIDGTHVSCVINANEQTRYIGRKGYPTQNIMVVCDWNMCFTFVLAGWEGTAHDARVFDQALTNVNLNFPHPPPGKYYLVDSGYPTPIGYIGPYRCERYHLPDFRRSNGFANNNEVFNYYHSSLRCTIERTFGVWKNRFAILRCMPKFKFQTQVQIVVATMTIHNFIRRNAEIDVDFNLYEDENTTIHHDDYHISPNLDQSQVLNVASSLEMDHVRDSIRNKIIEYKLKT; encoded by the exons ATGACTACAAAGAGAAAAATTCATGTTGATGAAATTCAAAGATATAAAGCTAGTTGGACGGATCTTAAAGTTAACGAAATATTCATTCAAGCATGTATGGATCAAGTTACGAAAGGTGAGCGCATTGGAACTAGCTTTACCAAGACGGGTTGGAAAAGCATTGTTTCTCAATTTAATGGATCATCCGGGAGAAATTATGACAAGACAAAATTGAAGAATAGATATGATAGCTTGAGAAAGGAATGGAGAGCATGGTTTAATTTATTTGGAAAAGTTACCGGAATGGGGTGGGATAGTGAGAAGAATTCATTTGATGCACCGGACGAGTGGTGGGAGAAAAAACAATTGGAAAATCCTCTATATGGAAAATTTAGAGAGAAAGGACTTCCATTTGCTAATCAACTAACCACACTTTTCAAGGATGTGGTGGCTAATGGTGAGTATGCTTGGGCACCTTCAAGTGGTATATTGCCCGATGAGGATTGTGGTAACGATGTTGATGACTTAGTTGTTATGAGATGTTATGAGATGTTTCGAATGGAAAAACATATTTTTAATTTGATATGCACTAAACTAGTTGAGCATGGTTTAAAGTCTTCTAAAAGAATGGGAGTTGAAGAAATGGTTGCAATGTTTTTAGTTGTTGTTGGACATGGGGTAGGTAATAGAATGATTCAAGAAAGGTTTCAACACTCAGGGGAGACTGTTACTAGACATTTTCATCGGGTACTTCGTGCTTGTCTTAAGTTGTCTATGAAATATATTAAACCTGAAGATCCTACATTTCATGATTGtcattcaaaaataaaaaatgatcaaCGTTATTGGCCTTTTTTCAAGAATGCTATAGGAGCAATTGATGGTACTCATGTGTCATGTGTAATTAATGCCAACGAGCAAACCAGGTATATTGGAAGAAAGGGATATCCTACACAAAATATAATGGTTGTATGTGATTGGAATATGTGTTTCACTTTTGTATTAGCCGGTTGGGAAGGTACTGCCCATGATGCACGTGTTTTTGACCAAGCTCTCACAAATGTGAACCTTAATTTTCCACACCCTCCTCCTG GTAAGTATTATTTGGTAGATTCTGGCTATCCAACACCAATAGGATACATTGGTCCCTACAGATGTGAACGTTATCACCTTCCTGATTTTAGGCGTTCTAACGGGTTCGCAAATAATAATGAAGTATTTAATTATTATCACTCAAGTTTAAGGTGCACAATAGAAAGAACTTTTGGAGTATGGAAGAACAGATTTGCAATTTTGCGTTGTATGCCCAAGTTCAAATTTCAGACGCAGGTTCAAATAGTCGTCGCAACAATGACCATTCACAACTTTATTAGAAGGAATGCAGAAATTGATGTTGATTTTAATCTTTATGAAGATGAAAATACAACCATTCACCATGATGATTACCATATATCGCCTAACTTAGATCAATCACAAGTTTTAAATGTCGCTTCATCATTAGAGATGGATCACGTTCGCGACTCAATTCGCAATAAAATTATAGAGTACAAGTTAAAAACTTAA
- the LOC127097517 gene encoding BTB/POZ domain-containing protein At3g19850 isoform X2: MNEEIFTNNLLQQTQTFLDDVYYWKWNEIIVSLKSCECEKFFTYANSYGFLEKIIFVLVAKLVQNSDLSFIASSSSSSSLSSPENNFPKRISFSTRVCSPKINVLDWTEIQVGSRKNLTFHNKTWWFDDLATLPPKIIEKFLQGIGAYKSDNKNLIVTRFLLHYLKKVTPSYKNSSLGETAAYGVIKVGSKNFSCRGLFCVLRILSKFGISEDCRMEIEKLIGGMFENATLDDLLVCGHDNGLYYDVSFVIRLVKVFVEINGCDVVKVRKVGGLIDKYLIEISADQKLKISKFLEVVECLPGFARDCFDGVYRAIDIYLESHPMIEFEESSRLCGCLNYNKLTFEVSKELAKNQRIPPRIAMQALISQQRSVPSCEYANYESEIILYCEDDKDGFLEEKEDVRMNLENMQWRVKELEKLCKEMKVQMSKFNGFNV, from the exons ATGAATGAAGAAATTTTCACCAACAATCTCttacaacaaacacaaacatttCTTGATGATGTCTATTATTGGAAATGGAATGAAATAATAGTAAGTCTCAAGAGTTGTGAATGTGAGAAATTTTTTACATATGCAAATAGCTATGGTTTTTTGGAGAAGATTATTTTTGTACTAGTTGCAAAGTTGGTTCAAAATTCTGATTTGAGTTTCATCGCTTCGTCGTCTTCGTCGTCGTCATTGTCGTCTCCGGAAAATAATTTTCCAAAGAGAATCTCTTTTTCAACCCGAGTTTGTTCTCCGAAGATAAATGTTTTAGATTGGACCGAGATTCAGGTCGGATCGAGAAAGAATTTAACTTTTCACAACAAAACATGGTGGTTTGATGATTTGGCTACTTTACCACCAAAGATAATTGAGAAGTTTCTTCAAGGAATTGGAGCTTATAAAAGTGATAATAAAAATTTAATTGTCACAAgatttttgcttcattatttgaaAAAAGTTACACCAAGTTACAAAAATAGTAGTCTTGGAGAAACAGCTGCTTATGGAGTGATAAAAGTTGGTAGCAAGAATTTTTCATGTAGAGGACTTTTTTGTGTGTTGAGGATTTTATCAAAGTTTGGAATAAGTGAAGATTGTAGAATGGAAATTGAGAAATTGATTGGTGGAATGTTTGAGAATGCAACATTGGATGATCTATTAGTTTGTGGACATGATAATGGACTTTACTATGATGTTAGTTTTGTGATAAGGTTGGTTAAAGTATTTGTTGAAATCAATGGATGTGATGTGGTGAAAGTGAGAAAAGTTGGTGGATTGATTGACAAGTATTTAATTGAAATATCAGCTGATCAGAAACTTAAGATCTCTAAGTTCTTAGAAGTTGTAGAGTGTCTGCCTGGTTTTGCTAGGGATTGCTTTGATGGAGTTTATAGAGCCATTGACATCTATCTTGAG TCTCATCCAATGATTGAATTTGAGGAGAGTTCAAGATTATGTGGATGTCTTAATTACAACAAACTCACCTTTGAAGTTTCCAAAGAACTAGCCAAGAACCAAAGAATACCTCCAAGGATTGCAATGCAAGCTCTTATTTCACAACAAAGAAGTGTTCCATCATGTgaatatgcaaattatgaaaGTGAAATCATTTTGTATTGTGAAGATGACAAAGATGGGTtcttggaagagaaagaagatgTGAGAATGAATCTAGAGAACATGCAATGGAGAGTGAAGGAATTGGAGAAATTGTGCAAGGAAATGAAGGTTCAAATGTCCAAATTCAATGGTTTTAATGTATAG
- the LOC127097517 gene encoding BTB/POZ domain-containing protein At3g19850 isoform X1 has product MSKFCDLQIHINDEEIFLINKNLISKYCGKLKKILNGEKRILHINDFPGGPYGFELALKFCYNNGKIFINVSNVLSLYSCALYLEMNEEIFTNNLLQQTQTFLDDVYYWKWNEIIVSLKSCECEKFFTYANSYGFLEKIIFVLVAKLVQNSDLSFIASSSSSSSLSSPENNFPKRISFSTRVCSPKINVLDWTEIQVGSRKNLTFHNKTWWFDDLATLPPKIIEKFLQGIGAYKSDNKNLIVTRFLLHYLKKVTPSYKNSSLGETAAYGVIKVGSKNFSCRGLFCVLRILSKFGISEDCRMEIEKLIGGMFENATLDDLLVCGHDNGLYYDVSFVIRLVKVFVEINGCDVVKVRKVGGLIDKYLIEISADQKLKISKFLEVVECLPGFARDCFDGVYRAIDIYLESHPMIEFEESSRLCGCLNYNKLTFEVSKELAKNQRIPPRIAMQALISQQRSVPSCEYANYESEIILYCEDDKDGFLEEKEDVRMNLENMQWRVKELEKLCKEMKVQMSKFNGFNV; this is encoded by the exons ATGTCAAAGTTCTGTGACTTGCAAATCCACATTAATGATGAGGAAATATTCCTTATAAACAAG AACTTGATATCAAAATATTGTggaaaattgaagaaaatattaAATGGTGAAAAGAGAATACTTCATATCAATGATTTTCCTGGAGGGCCATATGGATTTGAGTTAGCTTTGAAATTTTGTTACAACAATGGAAAAATCTTCATCAATGTGTCCAATGTTCTTAGCCTTTACTCTTGTGCTCTTTATCTTGAAATGAATGAAGAAATTTTCACCAACAATCTCttacaacaaacacaaacatttCTTGATGATGTCTATTATTGGAAATGGAATGAAATAATAGTAAGTCTCAAGAGTTGTGAATGTGAGAAATTTTTTACATATGCAAATAGCTATGGTTTTTTGGAGAAGATTATTTTTGTACTAGTTGCAAAGTTGGTTCAAAATTCTGATTTGAGTTTCATCGCTTCGTCGTCTTCGTCGTCGTCATTGTCGTCTCCGGAAAATAATTTTCCAAAGAGAATCTCTTTTTCAACCCGAGTTTGTTCTCCGAAGATAAATGTTTTAGATTGGACCGAGATTCAGGTCGGATCGAGAAAGAATTTAACTTTTCACAACAAAACATGGTGGTTTGATGATTTGGCTACTTTACCACCAAAGATAATTGAGAAGTTTCTTCAAGGAATTGGAGCTTATAAAAGTGATAATAAAAATTTAATTGTCACAAgatttttgcttcattatttgaaAAAAGTTACACCAAGTTACAAAAATAGTAGTCTTGGAGAAACAGCTGCTTATGGAGTGATAAAAGTTGGTAGCAAGAATTTTTCATGTAGAGGACTTTTTTGTGTGTTGAGGATTTTATCAAAGTTTGGAATAAGTGAAGATTGTAGAATGGAAATTGAGAAATTGATTGGTGGAATGTTTGAGAATGCAACATTGGATGATCTATTAGTTTGTGGACATGATAATGGACTTTACTATGATGTTAGTTTTGTGATAAGGTTGGTTAAAGTATTTGTTGAAATCAATGGATGTGATGTGGTGAAAGTGAGAAAAGTTGGTGGATTGATTGACAAGTATTTAATTGAAATATCAGCTGATCAGAAACTTAAGATCTCTAAGTTCTTAGAAGTTGTAGAGTGTCTGCCTGGTTTTGCTAGGGATTGCTTTGATGGAGTTTATAGAGCCATTGACATCTATCTTGAG TCTCATCCAATGATTGAATTTGAGGAGAGTTCAAGATTATGTGGATGTCTTAATTACAACAAACTCACCTTTGAAGTTTCCAAAGAACTAGCCAAGAACCAAAGAATACCTCCAAGGATTGCAATGCAAGCTCTTATTTCACAACAAAGAAGTGTTCCATCATGTgaatatgcaaattatgaaaGTGAAATCATTTTGTATTGTGAAGATGACAAAGATGGGTtcttggaagagaaagaagatgTGAGAATGAATCTAGAGAACATGCAATGGAGAGTGAAGGAATTGGAGAAATTGTGCAAGGAAATGAAGGTTCAAATGTCCAAATTCAATGGTTTTAATGTATAG